Part of the Acidobacteriota bacterium genome is shown below.
ATGCTGAAATCGTTGACGATCCGCCCGGTGCTGCGAGCGACTGGAGCTTCTTGAACCGCGACTTCAGCAGGCGCCATGCATCCTCAACTCTGGAGAGCGGCAGCGGCTTGTCCAAGCACTGCCCCGATTCCCATTAGTTCAACCCCGAATACTAACATGACGGGCGCTGCCGGAGCTTCCCCGGCTCGCCCGTCAGGGCCACCATCGTCCCGCGGGTGCGGCCCGCCGCTCCATCCGGCCGGTCGCGCGACTCAATCACGGAGTCGGCGGGCCATTGCGGCGCCGATATCGGCAGGGCTCTTCACCACCGTCACGCCGGCCGCGGCGAGCGCCTCCTGCTTCTGCGCGGCCGTTCCCGCGCCGCCCGCGATGATCGCGCCGGCGTGGCCCATGCGCCGCCCCGGCGGCGCCGTCTGCCCGGCGATGAACCCGACGACCGGCATCCGAAAGCCGTCGGCGATGAACGCCGCGGCATCTTCCTCGGCCGTGCCGCCGATCTCGCCGATCAGCACGACGGCTTCCGTCGCCTCGTCGGCCGCGAAGAGTCGCAGCGCATCGACGAAGGTGGTGCCGATCAGCGGGTCGCCGCCGATGCCGATGCACGTCGTCTGGCCGAGGCCGAGCCGGGTCAACTGGTGCATCGCCTCGTAGGTCAGCGTTCCGCTCCTCGATACCACCCCGACGTTCCCTTCGCTGCCGATGTGCCCAGGAATGATGCCCGCCTTGGCCTTGCCCGCGGACAGCACGCCCGGGCAGTTCGGTCCGACCAGTCGCGTCGGGCGGCCTTCGAGAAACGCGATCACCGGCAGCATGTCGCGCGTCGGGATCCCCTCCGTGACGCACACCACGACATCCAGATCCGCGTCTGCGGCTTCCAGAATGGCATCGGCCGCCGCCGGCGGCGGGACGAAGATGACCGACGCGTTCGCTCGCGTCTCACCGACGGCCTCGCGGACCGTATCGA
Proteins encoded:
- the sucD gene encoding succinate--CoA ligase subunit alpha; translated protein: MAVLVDDRTRLLVQGLTGREGTFHAQQAARYGTNVVGGVSPGKGGTTHEGWPVFDTVREAVGETRANASVIFVPPPAAADAILEAADADLDVVVCVTEGIPTRDMLPVIAFLEGRPTRLVGPNCPGVLSAGKAKAGIIPGHIGSEGNVGVVSRSGTLTYEAMHQLTRLGLGQTTCIGIGGDPLIGTTFVDALRLFAADEATEAVVLIGEIGGTAEEDAAAFIADGFRMPVVGFIAGQTAPPGRRMGHAGAIIAGGAGTAAQKQEALAAAGVTVVKSPADIGAAMARRLRD